The proteins below are encoded in one region of Pleuronectes platessa chromosome 12, fPlePla1.1, whole genome shotgun sequence:
- the LOC128453926 gene encoding SLC35A4 upstream open reading frame protein → MANDKNSLGQLKDLVELKDQLEDIQRRMEDEIQAGVPPGGSLLASPFLKGFMAGYIVAKLRSSALLGVAVGTCTGIFAAQSYAVPNIETTVKDYINNLKAGRKSEDDKKSGGG, encoded by the exons ATGGCTAATGACAAG aattCTCTTGGCCAGCTCAAGGACCTGGTGGAGTTGAAGGACCAGCTGGAGGACATCCAGAGACGAATGGAGGATGAGATACAGGCTGGGGTTCCACCA GGAGGCAGTCTGCTCGCTTCTCCTTTCCTGAAGGGTTTTATGGCCGGGTACATTGTCGCCAAGCTCCGCTCCTCAGCGTTGCTCGGTGTTGCAGTAGGAACATGCACGGGGATCTTCGCAGCACAAAGTTATGCCGTTCCCAACATAGAAACCACCGTCAAAGACTACATCAACAACCTGAAAGCAGGACGCAAGTCAGAAGATGATAAGAAAAGTGGGGGAGGATGA